From Antedon mediterranea chromosome 9, ecAntMedi1.1, whole genome shotgun sequence, a single genomic window includes:
- the LOC140058543 gene encoding histone-lysine N-methyltransferase SUV39H2-like has protein sequence MPAESEDDDSYEVEDIVDCCKDSDGAEWYMVKWVGYSSSENTWEPRQNLNCPAIIKRYQSRRSKKRRRQEINQTLSKKMKVEGPIVPIDLTCQAKRVKRHLLKWQNDLNEIIGNVAPITVENKVDLEGPPKNFTYITDYKAGPGVFIPNDPIVGCECDNCYSADDGCCTHNSGTAMAYTLKGKIKVQPGTPVYECNKLCKCGMRCKNRVVQKGRKVPLSIFKTDNGRGWGVKCLKDIKKNCFVMEYVGEVIGNEEAERRGQEYDCNGRTYLFDLDYNESDCPYVVDAGKYGNVAHFVNHSCDPNLVVYGVWIDTLDVRFPRIALFACRDISAGEELTFDYQMTGATGMPQATSKGDSPEKNSNTPEKNRSTPEKNRSTPEKNRSTPEKNSNTPDKNSNTPDKNWNTPDKNRNTLSSENSIAKLEPIPCRCGADNCHGFLY, from the exons ATGCCGGCTGAATCTGAAGATGACGATAGTTATGAAGTAGAAGATATTGTGGATTGTTGCAAAGATTCTGAT GGAGCTGAATGGTACATGGTAAAATGGGTCGGGTACAGTTCATCAGAAAACACGTGGGAACCTAGACAGAATCTTAACTGTCCGGCAATAATAAAACGCTACCAAAGCAGACGTTCCAAAAAAAGAAGACGACaagaaataaatcaaacacTATCAAAGAAGATGAAAGTTGAAGGCCCAATCGTTCCAATAGACCTTACTTGCCAAGCAAAGAGGGTGAAAAGGCATTTATTGAAATGGCAAAATGATTTAAATGAGATAATCGGCAACGTTGCGCCAATTACCGTGGAAAATAAAGTGGACTTGGAAGGCCCTCCAAAAAACTTCACATACATTACAGATTATAAAGCCGGGCCAGGTGTGTTTATACCAAACGACCCAATAGTTGGTTGCGAATGTGATAATTGCTATTCAGCCGATGACGGTTGTTGTACACATAACAGCGGTACTGCTATGGCTTATACGTTAAAAGGCAAAATCAAGGTACAACCAGGCACACCCGTTTACGAGTGTAATAAGCTGTGTAAATGTGGTATGAGGTGTAAAAACAGAGTAGTCCAGAAGGGGCGCAAAGTTCCACTCTCAATTTTCAAAACTGATAATGGCCGTGGATGGGgtgttaaatgtttaaaagacatcaagaaaaattgttttgttatggAATATGTTGGTGAG GTAATAGGCAACGAGGAAGCAGAACGTAGAGGCCAGGAATATGATTGTAATGGACGAACATACTTGTTTGATTTAGACTATAATGAAAGCGACTGTCCTTATGTGGTTGATGCAGGAAAATATGGAAACGTAGCTCATTTTGTCAATCATTCA TGTGATCCAAACCTGGTGGTATATGGTGTATGGATCGATACACTTGATGTTCGATTCCCAAGAATAGCTTTATTTGCTTGTAGGGATATCTCAGCTGGAGAAGAGCTAACCTTTGATTATCAAATGAcag GGGCAACAGGTATGCCACAAGCTACAAGTAAAGGGGACTCACCTGAAAAGAATAGCAACACACCTGAAAAGAATAGGAGCACACCTGAAAAGAATAGGAGCACACCTGAAAAGAATAGGAGCACACCTGAAAAGAATAGCAACACACCTGACAAGAATAGCAACACACCTGACAAGAATTGGAACACACCTGACAAGAATAGGAACACATTATCTAGCGAAAATTCAATTGCCAAGCTGGAGCCTATTCCATGCCGTTGCGGTGCTGACAATTGTCATGGATTCTTGTACTAA